The following proteins come from a genomic window of Alosa sapidissima isolate fAloSap1 chromosome 22, fAloSap1.pri, whole genome shotgun sequence:
- the LOC121697277 gene encoding shaker-related potassium channel tsha2-like encodes MTVVPGENLDETVALAALSQDVYDPERADQECCERVVINISGLRFETQLKTLAQFPTTLLGDPRKRMRFFDPLRNEYFFDRNRPSFDAILYYYQSGGRLRRPVNVPVDIFMEEIKFYELGDDVIENFKEDEGFIKEEERPLPENEFQRQVWLLFEYPESSGPARGIAIVSVLVILISIVIFCLETLPEFREEGKIFEDHLSINGTVSAKKPNPFTDPFFIVETLCIIWFSFELLVRFLACPSKPAFFKNIMNTIDIVAIMPYFITLGLELAEHQGNGQQAMSLAILRVIRLVRVFRIFKLSRHSKGLQILGKTLQASMRELGLLIFFLFIGVILFSSAVYFAETDDPESGFSSIPDAFWWAVVSMTTVGYGDMCPVTIGGKIVGSLCAIAGVLTIALPVPVIVSNFNYFYHRETEHEEQFQYTHVTCGQQQPSFGEFKKSDSKPSLSKSDYLESDDADSIKYTNCSPHKAYTGKLTDV; translated from the coding sequence ATGACAGTGGTGCCCGGGGAGAACCTGGATGAGACTGTGGCACTGGCCGCCCTGTCCCAAGATGTCTACGACCCCGAGAGAGCGGACCAGGAGTGCTGTGAACGGGTGGTCATCAACATCTCCGGGCTGCGCTTCGAGACTCAACTGAAAACACTCGCGCAGTTCCCAACCACCTTACTTGGGGACCCCAGGAAAAGAATGCGTTTTTTTGACCCACTGAGAAATGAGTACTTCTTTGACAGAAATCGTCCAAGCTTCGATGCCATCCTTTATTACTACCAGTCTGGTGGCAGACTACGGAGACCTGTCAACGTCCCCGTGGACATATTCATGGAGGAGATCAAATTTTACGAATTAGGAGACGATGTGATCGAAAATTTCAAAGAGGACGAGGGGTTCATCAAGGAGGAAGAACGCCCGCTACCAGAAAACGAGTTTCAGCGCCAGGTCTGGCTTCTGTTCGAATACCCAGAGAGCTCAGGACCAGCCAGGGGTATAGCAATAGTTTCAGTTTTGGTTATTTTGATATCCATTGTCATATTTTGTTTAGAGACGCTACCGGAATtcagagaggaagggaaaatcTTTGAGGACCATCTCTCTATAAATGGGACTGTGAGCGCAAAGAAACCAAATCCATTCACAGACCCCTTCTTTATTGTGGAGACGCTGTGTATCATTTGGTTCTCTTTTGAACTGCTGGTGAGATTTCTCGCGTGTCCTAGCAAGCCCGCCTTCTTTAAAAATATCATGAACACCATCGACATAGTTGCAATTATGCCCTACTTCATTACCTTGGGTTTGGAGCTTGCTGAGCACCAAGGAAACGGTCAGCAAGCGATGTCCCTGGCCATCCTACGAGTCATTCGCCTGGTGCGAGTGTTCAGGATTTTCAAGCTCTCCAGGCACTCCAAGGGTCTCCAAATCCTTGGGAAGACCCTGCAGGCGAGCATGCGAGAACTAGGTCTGCTCATATTCTTCCTTTTCATTGGAGTCATACTGTTTTCGAGCGCAGTGTATTTCGCGGAGACTGACGACCCCGAATCGGGGTTCAGCAGCATCCCCGATGCGTTTTGGTGGGCGGTGGTGTCCATGACCACCGTGGGCTATGGGGACATGTGTCCAGTCACCATCGGTGGGAAAATTGTGGGGTCTTTGTGTGCCATCGCAGGTGTACTGACCATCGCACTACCTGTCCCTGTGATTGTCTCCAATTTCAACTATTTCTACCACAGGGAGACAGAGCACGAGGAGCAGTTCCAGTACACACATGTAACATGTGGTCAACAGCAGCCCTCGTTTGGCGAATTCAAAAAGAGTGACAGCAAGCCTTCACTCTCCAAATCAGACTACCTGGAGAGTGACGACGCAGATTCGATTAAATACACGAACTGCAGTCCCCATAAAGCGTACACGGGAAAGCTAACTGATGTATGA